In Pristiophorus japonicus isolate sPriJap1 chromosome 2, sPriJap1.hap1, whole genome shotgun sequence, one genomic interval encodes:
- the LOC139237959 gene encoding uncharacterized protein isoform X2, which yields MQGEGKEKEAKLAHNQREQMRTRGGDPDLQPIIALEEHISALMGAQVSAVGVCEAEPPRDSDDGPEPARQPSTAGDVEQEEDDTSMDVTQETAASESGASCFREDGMVGELEVGGSGLQQCQRGEEVLWESSAHLDDAQQHSDNAELKIVARQSLRLNSDLLGVLAWVPESLDALAVRMEETASKFALASQQPTEPILGRDQRMLDATSDRGVSDMVSRAMTDVAVAIEHLADVIVGLHNVTSSVRGGINHRNIENRCRSRPFGPSSLHRHSMSSWLNMQLQYPIPAFSPYPLIPLVVRTSSNSFLNIFSELASTTFCGREFHRFTTLWVKKFLLILVLNGLPLILRL from the exons gccaagcttgcTCACAATCAAAGGGAGCAGATGAGGACCAGAGGAGGGGACCCTGACCTCCAGCCCATTATTGCGTTGGAGGAACACATCTCGGCCCTGATGGGAGCTCAAGTTAGTGCAGTGGGAGTGTGTGAGGCCGaaccccctcgggacagtgacg acggACCGgagcctgcacgtcagccttcGACTGCAGGAGATGTTGAACAGGAGGAGGACGACACTTCTATGGACGTCACACAGGAGACAGCGGCCTCAGAGAGCGGGGCCAGCTGCTTTCGGGAGGATGGCATGGTCGGGGAGCTGGAGGTGGGTggaagtggcctgcagcaatgccaaaGGGGAGAGGAAGTTCTTTGGGAGTCGAGTGCGCACCTggatgatgctcagcagcactctgataatGCTGAATTAAAGATTGTTGCAAGACAATCATTGCGGTtgaacagcgatctgctgggtgtacTGGCATGGGTGCCCGAAagtcttgatgcactagctgtgagaatGGAGGAGACTGCCTCAAAGTTTGCacttgcctctcagcagcccactgagCCTATCCTTGGTAGAGACCAACGGATGTTGGATGCAACAAGTGACCGTGGGGTCTCAGACATGGTGTCACGGGCTATGACTGATgttgcagtagccattgagcacttgGCTGACGTTATTGTAGGTCTGCATAATGTTACGTCATCGgtacgtggtggcatcaatcatagaaacatagaaaataggtgcaggagtaggccattcggcccttcgagcctgcaccgccattcaatgagttcatggctgaatatgcaacttcagtaccccattcctgctttctcgccataccccttgatccccctagtagtaaggacttcatctaactcctttttgaatatatttagtgaattggcctcaacaactttctgtggtagagaattccacaggttcaccactctctgggtgaagaagtttctcctcatcttggtcctaaatggcttaccccttatccttagactgtga
- the LOC139237959 gene encoding uncharacterized protein isoform X1, translating to MQGEGKEKEAKLAHNQREQMRTRGGDPDLQPIIALEEHISALMGAQVSAVGVCEAEPPRDSDDDQPDGPEPARQPSTAGDVEQEEDDTSMDVTQETAASESGASCFREDGMVGELEVGGSGLQQCQRGEEVLWESSAHLDDAQQHSDNAELKIVARQSLRLNSDLLGVLAWVPESLDALAVRMEETASKFALASQQPTEPILGRDQRMLDATSDRGVSDMVSRAMTDVAVAIEHLADVIVGLHNVTSSVRGGINHRNIENRCRSRPFGPSSLHRHSMSSWLNMQLQYPIPAFSPYPLIPLVVRTSSNSFLNIFSELASTTFCGREFHRFTTLWVKKFLLILVLNGLPLILRL from the exons gccaagcttgcTCACAATCAAAGGGAGCAGATGAGGACCAGAGGAGGGGACCCTGACCTCCAGCCCATTATTGCGTTGGAGGAACACATCTCGGCCCTGATGGGAGCTCAAGTTAGTGCAGTGGGAGTGTGTGAGGCCGaaccccctcgggacagtgacg atgatcaaccagacggACCGgagcctgcacgtcagccttcGACTGCAGGAGATGTTGAACAGGAGGAGGACGACACTTCTATGGACGTCACACAGGAGACAGCGGCCTCAGAGAGCGGGGCCAGCTGCTTTCGGGAGGATGGCATGGTCGGGGAGCTGGAGGTGGGTggaagtggcctgcagcaatgccaaaGGGGAGAGGAAGTTCTTTGGGAGTCGAGTGCGCACCTggatgatgctcagcagcactctgataatGCTGAATTAAAGATTGTTGCAAGACAATCATTGCGGTtgaacagcgatctgctgggtgtacTGGCATGGGTGCCCGAAagtcttgatgcactagctgtgagaatGGAGGAGACTGCCTCAAAGTTTGCacttgcctctcagcagcccactgagCCTATCCTTGGTAGAGACCAACGGATGTTGGATGCAACAAGTGACCGTGGGGTCTCAGACATGGTGTCACGGGCTATGACTGATgttgcagtagccattgagcacttgGCTGACGTTATTGTAGGTCTGCATAATGTTACGTCATCGgtacgtggtggcatcaatcatagaaacatagaaaataggtgcaggagtaggccattcggcccttcgagcctgcaccgccattcaatgagttcatggctgaatatgcaacttcagtaccccattcctgctttctcgccataccccttgatccccctagtagtaaggacttcatctaactcctttttgaatatatttagtgaattggcctcaacaactttctgtggtagagaattccacaggttcaccactctctgggtgaagaagtttctcctcatcttggtcctaaatggcttaccccttatccttagactgtga